GTAAAATACTGAGGATACCTTCTCTTGCTCCATAGAATTGCTTGAAGGAGGCTTGAAGTACATGAAAGTGATAGACCCAAAGAAAATTCCTACAGCTATGAGGTGGGAGCTACAGGTACCAAAGGCTTTGGACCTGCCTTCAGTAGAGCGGATACGGAAGATGCTGGACAAGATAAAAGTGTAAGAGATAATGACAGCCAGAGTAGGGGCTAATGTGTTTACTCCCCCAATAATGAAAAGAAGAACTTCATTAACATGGGTGTTTGAGCAGGAGAGGCTTAACAGGGGAAGAACATCACAGAAGTAATGTCTGACAACATGAGATCCACAAAAGGTGAGCATTGCCATGCGGCTAGTATGTACTGTGGCACCAAAAAATCCCAAGGAATATACCACACACATCATTCCAGAGCACATTCTTTGAGACATGAGGACATTATAAAGCAAAGGACTGCAGATGGCAACATAACGATCATAAGCCATTGCTGTCAGAAGGTAACCTTCAGCAATGATTAAAATTGTGAAAAAATAGAGTTGAGTCATACACTCCagaaaagaaatgacattttTCTCAGCCACAAAGTTCACTAACATTTTAGGGGTAATGACACAGGAGTAGCAGAGATCAATGAAGGATAAATGACTGAGGAAATAGTACATGGGGGAGTGAAGTTGGGAACTGATAGCAATCAGTAAGATCATGCCCATATTCCCCAACACAGTAACCACATAGATTCCCAAGaacaagagaaacagaggaagctGGAGCTCTGGCTGATCTGTGAGTCCTGCGAGGATAAACTCCATCACTGTAGAGTGGTTTCCTGTGGCCATTTTCCTATAAATAAAACTGTGGAGATTAAAGAGAAGAGTTACATTTTAGCCAATTCTCCCTCCTTAGAACAGAATGACACATTCCTGCCCATGCTGGGATTGCTATTGGAGGTTGTGAATATCATTAATAGAAGTATTAGGAAATGGGCTAAATAAATACCTGCCAGAAATTATGTAGATTGGATTCCTCTGTGAGTTCAGAGGTTAgaatagatgatctccaaggacaCATCCAATGCCAAGGTTCTATGATTCCAATCTACCAAACCTTGATACCCTGCCCCCACTGGTGTTCCCTGAAGACTGTGGAAAGGCCACAGAATGGGATCAGAGGCTTTGTCCCACAAGATGCTACTATACTTCTGCTGTGTGAGAGAGATCCTACCTCACTGTATTTGAGATCCATGGGAAGTGTGTGAAACTGACACAAACTTTCTAGCATACCTAGAAACTccaaaattcactttttaaatggAATCCTCACAGAAACACTCAGTGATATCATTTAAACAAAATCTACTACCTCACGCCAGGCATAATATAATTAAACCTGTAGTTCAGAGGTTCACAAAGGAAGGGTCTGTACCTCCTttatccttttttatctcctccaGAGCTCCTAGTAGACAATGCAGCCATTTTTCTGAATGAATGATTGCATAAGATATGTACTTGGCCATGATGTGGGTATCTGCTGTCCTTAgcctaaatgggaaaaaaattagtaCTCCCTCTCAGTCCTAAATCTAGTCTATGGAAATAAATGAGACAGAGTAAGAAGTCAAAAGTCTTGGCTCCTGTGCCCAATACAATCCAATCCATCAAAATTTACCATTTACTTACTGCATGAAAAGCACTATGACAACCACTAGGAATATaatgacaaattaaaaacaactctgcCTTCAGGTATCTTACATTCTAAATTCACAGCTCTGGCCATATCTCAAATTAACCATAGCCATGAGAATAGACCTCCTCTCAAAGAAATGCTCTTGGCTTTTCCTCCATGAAAGAACAACAGAATGATGGCCAAAGTTCCATAGTATTCAAACTAAAGCAGTCAAacaatgggaagagaaagaagggcatTATGCATAGTCTCAGTGGGTGACATCTCTGAAGCAGACAAACACTCATTTGAATGTATGATTCGTTGTTGGGATGAAAGGTCCTTTGCTTTATAGTCACCAGTCCTTTCTACACTGGTGTCCCCTTCTTTGAGATTGACATACTCAGACTGCAGAGAAGCAGATAGTCTTGCAATTCACGTGATGGTAACAAGGACAACTAACCTAGAAGCTTATAAGAGGGTACTATGGACTTTGACTAGACTAGACCAGGCtttaggggagaaaaaaatctagctcCCATAGACAGAGGGATAGTTAGACCATTATATTTAAGGGATTTAAGCTACCCACAACATCTGGGTCACCATGCAGAGAGTATAATAGTTTTTCTTGTTCACAGGATTTGTAgtcaaaaatatttcaaaaacccTACAGTATTGCTGCTTTTCCTCCATAACTATACTTTTAGCTGGCATTAGGCAATGGGTAAAATATCAGAGAGCAAAAATTAGTTCAACtttgaagaaaaagaattctaaaaTTTGGAACATCCTAAAGGAGAAATGGGCTACCTTCAAGGTTTTACTCATTGATTTTCCCTCTCAGGATCCCCACGCCAAGACAacccctctctttttactcttATCTACTACTAGGAGACACCTTTTTTTCTAGAGATGAGGCCCAGCAAACCAGCTGTAtactgagcttggcataacaacaatcctttgtgctcaccttcTGGATGAAATCAGCCACaacaaaattccagaattattttaTACCAGCATCAGGTGGTCCCTGAGACAGGATAAGCACCTTGAGTACCCCTACTCTGATCatgaagtcctgctatgaatcaaatttgtctcattgttgctgttacccctcattgtcagttCACAGTGTAGCTATTGGGGAGGCCCTGGCACATGTGTCTAATTTTCATCatccaatggaataaagaaaccTTTTTGCTTATGGCCTCTGTTgtctctttggttttatttctttggatttttttcagaGGAGTTATCTGGGGTTGTGATAATCTGTGTGAGCTCTTTAATATTTTTACAGTTAATAGCTGTTGCAAACcctctgtgactctttggtcatttgttttcagGATCAACGGCCCCctctaaatttttaaataaagattgGCAGACTGCCGTTCAGGGGTATTACTGAGGGGATTCCTTCCCAACTAAAATAGATGGCCTCTgttatcccttccaactctgagactctgATTATAGATTTAGGGTCTTTTTACAGGTCATATTTTCTCTgggctttcatttcctcatctccaaaatgaagtTTTTGAACAAAAGTAACTAAAAGTCATTTTACCGCATTAGTATGTTATGTTTTCTAGGTCTCCATTTCTTGAAAACCATTGACTTTCAAGTAAAAGACTAAAGAGGAAAGGGACATGGAGCTTTTCTTAGTTACAGTAACTACTCATGTCCGTGACTAAGGAAATAGAGACAAAATTTTCTGTAATTAGCAATGAAATGTATACATAAGATTCACTGACAAAATGCCCTTATTTTTctaattgaaaaatgaaaaggggaagcTGAGATCAGAGAGATAGTTGAACCCACTGGGAAATACAGATACCCTTTTGGGCTTAGACAAAATTGGCATTCATGTTGATCCCAAGTCCATTTGTAAAGAAAAGGTATAGGGGGAAAACTACTAAAGACAGACAACCTGGGTCTGAATATTATGTACTTCTTCTGTAACCATAAATAAATCATTCTATCTGGTTTCAGcctcttcatctgtagaataaagTGGTTGAACAAAACTATCTCTCaaattccttctatctctaaatcttatTATCCTGTGAACACTATTCCTTTTTGAAGGAATTTGAAACAAAGGTATCAGGAATATGAGGATTTTGATCTGCTAGAGGTAAAACAAAAGTTATAAGCTCCATCAATTCCTTCCTATCTTTTTGAGCTTTGTTCGTGAGCTGATTTTTATAGGAACCAGTGAAAGCTAACTCCTCCCTCAAGCCTCTTTGTAGCTTTGTTATTTTGAGTCTCTAGCATCATTTAGCAGGCTTATGACTCAAGGATATGATAGGAGTTAAACAGATTTCAAACCATAAACCAGGTTAGAGTTTAGatgaaaaagaattgaaaagacATACTTTAGACCTGAGGATTTGCTGACTTTTGCTGGTTAGTTGACTGGGGGTGCCTGTAAATAACTCTAGAACTATGGCTAAAGAAAATGTGCACTCTGCCGACAGGAGAGAGGCTGCCTATCTGGTGACGTCCATCAAATGGACTACTCAGAGGAAAGCAGCTCAGTGAAAATGACCAGAAAAGAGCCAGAAATAGGACCTCAGCAGAGATGTCCAGCAGAGAGCACTGTAGCAAGCAAACCATAGCAGCAAAGGAATCCAACCCAATGGAGAAAGCAGCTTCCTTCATGAAATCAGCAGAAGACATCAGTTACTCTGAAACTAGTAGAGATGTAAATCAGTCTAGAAACCCATGTGCCTTGACCACACAAGTTCCCTATGCCTCTGCCCCAATGGAAGCATTCCCTTCTCATAGGTCTTCCTAGCAGAGTTCCCTTCCTCCTTTGTGGATGTGGCCTTTTGTAGGAGAGTCTGATCCTCTGTGCATGGGAGATATATGATGTCAGTTATTTTGCCATACTGTTTCATCAAACATATTCTGCTTTGAAACAAAGTGTCTTTGAGTTGGTctagtttaaaaaagaagaagcaatAGTGAGAATTCATTAGCTATGAGTGTTAATGGATGCTGACTCAAAAAGTGGTTCAAATTCAGGGTTGCTTTATTGGGGTCCACATGGGAGGACAGGAGAAGTAATACTCTCTTTTTTTATTAGGAAAGCTAGTAAAAATGACATCAAATTCTTTCATAATAGAATATAacacattatttttaatttcatcctTTTCAAATGTTCTCCCCTCTAATTATAGTTGCATTTATTCACACAGTTTGGTTCCTAATAGGATACTTTCTATTGGTCTCTGACGCAATGACAGGTTCCCTTTAAGGAGcagatttttttaatcttatttcatgagaaaaagacaaataaattatGTGCTTTGTCAAAATTATGTGAGGGGAAGAATTCAAGAGGGAGTAGAGGACAGTGACCAACTTTAGGCTGGGAAGCTAATTCCGTAAATAAGGCAGCCtcaaacaaaagtcaaaatggagaacattctctttttttttactgaactCTTATGAGGGAAAAATTAGATCAGGTCTAAAAGCATTTTGTTAACCTTAAAATACTTATGTACGTATCAGttattatttcttattaaaaggaatttctcatttccttttctggcatgAAATATTGACAGTAGGTCTTTATGAATCAGGACAGATCCTACCTTACTTCCTTCTGTTGGATTCAGTACAAATGAGACCTGGGAAGCATCATTATATCTTCCTTCTCACTAGAGCCAGTCATTTTCCACAGACAAGCATAGGatcaagttttattttattcagagAATGAAAGCAGAGAAAAATTTAAACAAGGACTAGGGTTAGATATATTCTAGTTACTTCTTGAAAGGTGGAAGAGAATATTCAATACAAAATTTTATCAATTGATAATCCATAATTTGTGATATCATTTTGAATTATAACCTCAATACTAAATTTACCAAGATTAATGGAATTTGCCAGAATTAGATTGGAGTCCTACCCTCTTggctccatttttttctctttggtagCTCATGGGATCCAAGAAAATGGTATGGTGAGAAACAGCTGTAAGAGGAGGCAAACACTGATGTCTTGGTACCTGAGGCCTCAAAGAATATAATCCACCCCTGACCAGTGTTCTTTAGTCCACAAAGAGCTTTCTCAGAAGGTAGAGCAGAGCACTAAGAGCAGCAACTAGATAAGGTCAGTACAGCTCAGAGAATCACTGAAATAGAAATCTTCTATTCATGATGCCCAACAATCGGTCATCTGGCCTCCTCTTGAAGAGCTATAGGTGGGGGGAATGCAAATGTCACTGTTTACTGTCATCATAAAAATACAGGACAAAATATTTCCACCCACAAAAATCTCAGCAACCCATGACTTTTCAGTGACTGGTAATAGCTTAGTgagggaattgtgggaattgaatGAACCATATAGATTCCATCTAATAACTCAATTCCAgctctagctcagttccctttctattaaaTTATGTGTCTAGTTtgatttctgtcttgtgagaaaactttattgaattatgagaattgtgagaaaattttattgcattatttgaACCTAGACCTGCATGGCTGAGAAGATGGACCACCTCTTCCTGTTACTAAGAGAGCCTTAACTaaagacctaggttatgctgaccagaaacctaATCAGATCCAAAGACTAATGCAgcaagttttctcacaattacacACTTCGAGCAACCCATATATCTTATATAAAAGTTGGCCCTGTACTTGTAAATAAGCtactctttctttgttcctttgattAAATACAGACACTTGGAGGGCAGTGGGAtaactatttttttctgatttcaggaaatTGCACCTATTTGCTCTCCACCTCCCAATTCAGAAAGCCCCCAATCTTTCCACCAATTAGAATCAGATTATCTAATTTTGCATCCTAGCTTATATCTTGTTAACCATTTTCctttaatgcataaaaatttcTCCCCCCCCTTTATTCAGGGTCTAGTGACAAAGCTAAAGAGTTCTGCTCCagatttgttatgcaattggtATGCATTGCTTAACAAACCAATATGCTAGAAAGctcacctttgtttcctcagttatttcagattttgCCCAACACATTAGCTACAAATGGAGTTGAAGAAATCAATCCTGGAGCTTTAAAGGATGAAAATTTTCCAGTGGTATAGGCTCTGGGATTTCATTATTAGACTAATAACATATTAGATATCTGTCCCCTATAATCACAATGTCATTGGTAGATGTGGTGGCTTCAAGGCATGATAAGATTATAAGTAAGCAAATGACCTCCCTGGATCTGCATCCAGAACTCTGACAGGACTTCTGAGAAACACAAACCCATATTGAATATACCCAAGGAACTAGAAATCAGCTGCTtaaaaatgagagaggaaaaggaaagaaaaaggagagttcATATTTACCATTTAACAGAGAAGCAATTTTAGAGCAGTCAGAGTTCTTTCCTTTCAGAAATTTCTCTTGATAGTAATAACTTTTTAAGTATGAGCAGAATGGCAGCACCTTCTCTTTTTCTAGAAGATTTTGGAGTAATATGTAAAACCAACAATTCAGGATCTTTTAAGTAAAGCCAGTCCCCCATCTACACTGCCCTGCCCCCAACATGAATCAGGATTTTTCTCTGACCATTCTAGAAGATCAGGTTGATTTTCTCAAAGACATTTTATTCCTAGGACATGACGAGGTAGAGGATGAGAAGCTAGTTATTTTGATGTTTGAGATGAGGAGTTGGAAATACATAGGTACCTATTTCCCATGGGATGACACATCCCTGAAGACTAAATTCTTGTTGGAAGACACAATTAATGACAAGGCAATTAAAGCCTTTAGTAAAGATCCCAAGGGATCAGGATCTGTGAGGAACAAAAAGTATCAGGTCAAAAATAAGTATCATTGCTTGCTGAATACAAAATTCACAATGACCTTGCCAAGTAATTCCTTACAGGGAAATCATACTATATCCTAGGAAACTTCATGCATACCTGCCTAACTCTGACTTTGGAACCAGAGTTGAAAGTTACACTAGCCTGAGTTCCATCACCAAAACAAAGACAATCCTTCTATTCCTACTGTCACCAACCTACTTTATCCTTCATTATCATTAACCTGAACTATTGTGATAGTTTCCTAACtggctttccttccttctctccttccttcatttctttcccttttcttttaattctcctTCAAATCACTGCAAGACACTTTGCTTATGGATCAATGCAATCTTggcactcctctgctcaaaatctTTCAGTGGCTCCTTAATGGTAAATTTCAAATGCTACCTGGAATTcaaaactcttcacaatctgatATGTTCTAACTTTTCAAACCTTATTTCATGGTACTTCCCTGCAGGCATTCTATATGACAGCAAAAGTGGACCACCATACCTTGTGCTTTCCCACCTCTATATCCACTCATGCTCTCTTATTACTTAAATGCCTGTGCTGTCATTTTCATTCCCATACTACCACTGACTCTAACTTGATGAACTTTACAAGCATGCCTCAGCTGCCTTAGCATTTCAGGCCTCCTTATCCTGCAGTATTCAGTGACTTCTTCAAACTTCTCACTTTGTAACATCTTTCAACCATGCTGGCCCCCTTTCTCCCATTTGTGAGTTCCTCTTGTGGCCTCTATTTTCAGGAAGAGCCCAGACCAACCAACCTTCATGTCCCTCCTACCTCTGCTTCAGATTTTACAGACTTCAACATCATGCCTCCTCCCTCTACCACTTTGTGTTCCCCTCAGCCCTGCCTTTTTAGCTCTCCTTTTGTATATTACCTTTTCCTATTatagtgtaagctccttgggggcagagactgtttcttctttttagtATTTATAACTCCAGTGGTTAGAACAGTGTGAGCTCTTAgtatgtagtaagtacttaatgaatgcttgttgcaTGCTAGTACTTCTTGCACTTAATTCCTACCCATTCTGCACCAAAATCAATTCAGAAGGTCTggaggaagggtctatcacactttTGTGGGAGTGGAGTGAAGTCAAGTTCAGGCCCCAGCAGCCCAACCCCAGCCACAGCAACCCAGGAACAGGCCTTGGTAGTGACTGAATTAGCAGCAGTGATGGCAGCAGCTATTTCTGGAGCTCTAAGCCCACAGACAATGAGGAGGGTCAAACaattgatcagaaggagattacaggggtctctttgctagcattgAGGCAGTACTCTGTCACTTTGTCTACATtaggatctgggttgcagtcctgggtggcagtactaggggaaggaggagaacagAGCTTGCAGCAGCAGTGGATAGGGAAcccttgtcacagttccaggacagaaaagcaCGCTTGGGGTCACttaccagagcacaggccaggagtgtagtaaacacctctctttagatcattctaccctggaagaactgaaaatttataattcCATAGAAGTACtcctgaaaatagctgcacaaaacccctgaagattgggatagtccatcctccaccctggaagcagagtgctactttaacaaacagttaaaagttaagtaataggctgggaaaatgatcaaacagtggaaaaactctgactatagacaattactatggtgacaaggaagatcaaaatacacactcagaagaatCTAATAAAggcaaaactcctacatccaaagcctccaaaaaatatgaattggtctcaggccatggaagagctcaaaaaggattttgaaaatcaagtaagagaggtaggggaaaaattgggaagagaaataagaatgatgcagGAAACCTGAGAATGCCTGAAGCACAAAGGActgatagagagagagggaagcaaaGTAAAGGCAGGAGGCTCCAGCAGCCacacagagtctcatctggtcaaatcacacaacactcttccagtgagtgaaagccccaagcaaaatgctaacctctgagctCATATACCgagttcagggtcaaagggtggcacaaccatgtgactcaaacctatgtgaactaggctttcttttgaagtaagcaggtcattaaagactcctgatttagatttaatcaaagaaacaaaggccagactcatcaaaggcacttgactaccTAAGTGCGccgaaagagaaaacagtaaaagtgTCCCACCTTAATCACCATAACACCACCTAAAAAACTGCTGTGCTCCTAGGACCCACTATTCCagaatttttcctggggcaatattctctaggttttGTAAGGTTAAGAAGGAGAAGATGAGAGCACTTACTTTACTCTGATGTcatggctcccggaagttcaagtaTGTGACTTGTCTGTGGGCTGATACACCCAGACatagctgctactgctgctgcaggCCTTGCACTTCTGTCTTACCCAGTTCTGAGAGATCCCTATCCTGcactgagaggtttggggatCGCTACTGCTGCTGATGATTGAGTTTGCCAGGGCTAGGCCCACTTCCACTCCCCTACGGCCTAACCTGCCCTGGATTCAGCCTCTGCACTCTGTGATCTCCCAGCTGAGggcaacagatccttcctgtcA
This Trichosurus vulpecula isolate mTriVul1 chromosome 2, mTriVul1.pri, whole genome shotgun sequence DNA region includes the following protein-coding sequences:
- the LOC118836818 gene encoding olfactory receptor 8D2-like, yielding MATGNHSTVMEFILAGLTDQPELQLPLFLLFLGIYVVTVLGNMGMILLIAISSQLHSPMYYFLSHLSFIDLCYSCVITPKMLVNFVAEKNVISFLECMTQLYFFTILIIAEGYLLTAMAYDRYVAICSPLLYNVLMSQRMCSGMMCVVYSLGFFGATVHTSRMAMLTFCGSHVVRHYFCDVLPLLSLSCSNTHVNEVLLFIIGGVNTLAPTLAVIISYTFILSSIFRIRSTEGRSKAFGTCSSHLIAVGIFFGSITFMYFKPPSSNSMEQEKVSSVFYTTVIPMLNPLIYSLRNKDVKNAIRKVIGN